The following are encoded together in the Longimicrobiaceae bacterium genome:
- a CDS encoding cold shock domain-containing protein, whose protein sequence is MRRTSGTVTWFDAERGHGFAKPEEPGPDVFLHHSGIHGSGLPVLGPGDRIEFDVVDTEIGPAAEGVVRAR, encoded by the coding sequence ATGAGACGCACAAGCGGTACGGTCACGTGGTTCGACGCCGAGCGCGGGCACGGGTTCGCGAAGCCGGAGGAGCCGGGCCCCGACGTGTTCCTCCACCATTCGGGAATCCACGGCAGCGGCCTTCCCGTGCTTGGCCCGGGCGACCGGATCGAGTTCGACGTGGTGGACACGGAGATCGGCCCGGCCGCGGAGGGCGTGGTGCGGGCGCGCTGA